The Zingiber officinale cultivar Zhangliang chromosome 2A, Zo_v1.1, whole genome shotgun sequence genomic sequence GAGAAGAAAATTTCCACTAAGTAATAaactttataaaatttatatgtaaCCACATTGTCAATCGAAGAAGTCTATATTGCAGGAGGATCCAAGCTTTGGGTTGAACACAGGATttttaatatatcaaattgaagttcATTTAGAGATCTACAATTGGTTAAAGCCTTTTTGAGGCTCCAAATAATTTTTGTCATTATTTTAGGGTTATTTTTGACTTTTGCATTGTTAAGATTTTGAGACTATTTAAACCTTTGTTTAGTTAATTTTAGGGCATTATCTTTTGTTTTGAATCAATTTTATTAGGTTAAACCTAGAGACAGTGTCTCTGCGTTTGACAATTTCTTGTCTTCTCTGAAATTCTTCTGTAAAAGTCAATCTCCAAAAAAAAACACTAGTCTGCCCAACGTTAAGAAGCTACTTAAAACACAGTACAAAATTTTATATCTACTCTACTAGTCATTTTTGCATGGTGAGAAAAATAAACCATAATCCTTATAGTTTTAACTTATGAATTAAAGAATCAAATATTTTATTGAGACACATTTAAGTCTTTTTTGTTTGTTGATTTGTCCATAGGTTGTACTCCTAGCACTTCAACTTAGTTAATTAATATGATTGAGAGTGTCATCTATACGCAAACAATGCTAGCTCCCAATGGAAACACTAGAAGAAACTACATTGGAAAAGTCACATAGATACAGAGATAGATATAGAAGATGTATGGATCACAAAACAAGAACTACAATGCATGCAACTTGGCTTATTTGTTGAGATTGAAAAATCCAACATCAGAATCATCTTCTACAAATGTAGCTTGATCGTACACTCTGCACCTATGCAAGGCATCATAAGCCTTAACAGAACATTCTGCAACAGTGCTCCCCTAGTTGATCACTCCTCTACTTGACAAACTTGAGTTCTTAATGGGGGGAATGATATAATtacagttttttaaaaaacttgtttaaatttACTTAGAAGATTTAAAAGATTGTTAGTTTATTTGGGAGTTTGCTAAAGTTGTTGGTAACTAAATTATATTTTTGCGATGAACTGGTTTCATTGTTGGCTTATAAAATGGGTTAGGATCTTTGCATTGAGTAGTCCTTCAATTAATGATATGTTCCCCTTTTTGATCAGTTGAATTGTGCTTGGGGTTAAATCAGTTCCTAGTTTGTGTTTCATTTGAAAGAAGGAAAGAGAGAAAATTTAGTAGAGAATTCTTTCACCAGCCATGCGTTCTTCCTAGTATTTCTTGGGTGGAAACACTGTCCTGGAGAAGCTCCATGTTTTCCAGAATGATTGCCAGGGGAATTAAATGTGGAATAAGCCACGTTTCTTTTTTAAGATTAGGGAAAACAAAGCCACATATAGACCATATAACAGGTGCTGTCAATCACACTGACatacaaataaaaatatcaaaccaCTACTAACAGCTAAATACTGCAGAATGCCATTTATGGTATAAAGCAGTGTAAATTCTTACCTTCTGCATTGATCGTCCACATAACACCTTCATTGCATTATAGAAGTCATCGTAATTTTCAAACTGAACCCAGACTTTGCAGTTAAGTCCTGAAATAATTTCATTGGTTTCTTCTGTTTTGTTACCCAGATTATTGTCCCCAGAAACATTAAGATTCCTAATTGATGGAAGCAAACAGTGTTAAAGAAATATTAGACACAGAGGTAACTGATAACTGAAATGTTGAAAATCACATAATGGATGAACCCTAAGATTCTGAAATAAAAAAATGGGTTTTTAATGTGagacaaaatattttcaaaggttATTGATGAGGTATATACATGCTCACTATCAAACAGGATCTAAAGTTCCTAGCTATAGTTTCTTTTAAAATACAAGCTTATGGTCAACTTTAGTGTAGATAGCAATTCTGATGGAAAATATGAAGAAATAATAATTGATCTACCTAAAATAAGTGAACTCTTTCAGTGTGTGCTTGTATTTTTAAACTCACAAAACCAAAGTAAGATAAgagacatattatttagtacaaTTTTTCATAAGTACATTTTTATAAACTTCCTAATTAGGTTAGAGACAAATGAAGGATTCACATATCATTTTTATTTACATAAAAAAACTAATGGTAGAAACCTAGACAATTTTGTGCAGTGTTTTAGATAAGAAAAATGATCAACTAATTGCATTGATGCAATGAAAGGAGATGCATTATGTGGTTATTGTCACAAGATCTCCTAGGATCCTGGCAAATTcgaatgtgtgtgtgtgtgtgtgaagtTCCCATCCTTTTACATCAGTAGAAAATGGATTCATTAatatattaaagaaaaatctTTTTGGTGTATGTTATTTATAGACAATATATGCTTATTATGAGAATGTACCTAAACTAACAGTTGGACTATGAACAAAAAATTAGAAATCAAAGGTTCTAAGTTAAAGAGAATGAAGAACTATacaaaaaatagttttagaaCCAAGAAAAGTACCGAGGAAATAGTTAAGATGGTTGATCTTGCTCATAGTGAGCATTCAAAAATCTTCAATTTATAATTCAATAAGAAGATGATATTGATGAAGACATCATTAATAGGATAAAAATGCGTATTTGAAATGGAGAGAAGCTTTTGTAGTCTCAAATATCCATCATGTGTGCTTAAGAGTAAAAGTTAAACTTTATAAGGCTAGTATACCAATTTAAACATTATGGGTTAAAGTGTTAGGTTGTTAGGAAACAACATTTACAGAAAAAAAATGTAGAAAAGATGAGATTGTTATGTAAAGTTACCATAATTAAATAAAGCAAACAAATACTTACCAAAGAGCATTTAGCTGTAACTCTAATTGataatacaaagaaaaaaaatggttAGGATGGTATGAATAAGCTCAAAGGAGAGCCATAGATTTTATAGTTAAATAATAAATCAATTGGAGTGGAAGCCCTATGTAGTAGAGAAAGACCAAAGAAACATCAATTAATATTAGATAAAAAATAAtgtaatttatataaatattgtTTAAggatataattttatataaagcTCAATAAAGGAATGATTCATGTTATTGACATAAATAGCTAGGACTAGGGcagtaaacaagccgagccgagccaagttttggagtgttcaaacttgtttgataaggtaaccaaaccgagccgagccgagcttaaaatgaaccaagcttttgaaatgagtgttcaagcttggcttggtttattttttatagcttgtttgaaacttggcttgagcttggttcgtttagatgttatcaagctctcaattcaagcttggtttgagcttggttcatttagatgttatcaaaccctcaattcaagattgtttgattgtttaaaatttttagttgtttgattggttattgaacttaataatttaaatttatttattttattttattttattttattttattttattatttatttagcatattgaaaagagttttattaatgaatatgattcgtaaacgttgttcacaaacattgttcacgaatatcaacgagctgaacacatatgtgttcaagcttgtttatttagcttaacgagatattcaagtttgtttgtttaattaatcttatgtatattgaacgaatataaacaagctcttaccaagttgaacaccaagcttgttcacgaacgcttggttcatttacagccctagttaGGACTAACATGGTTTAACGATGGTGGTAATGAATTGTCTTAGTAAGGTATATCTAGACACTTCTATTGAAATCCAAATAGAGGTTGGAATTTTAGTGCATCGAGGTCTTGGAGCATGTTACCTTTAAACAATGCTCACCAACACAGGATAACTAGAGTGCTCAATTTGAAGCACTTATCTGTTGAGTTTGTATTTTAAATGTTTTAACTGCTGACAGAGTATATAAAGCAATAACCATTGTCCAGATATAATCAGCCAACTCCATTACGATGATAGAAAAATGTACCTTATCTTTCCCAACGAGGAAAAAATGGTATGTGTGACCAGCATTGAGGCCTTCGATGATACTCTTGGCTCAGCCAACCATCTGGAAGGAACACCCCGTATTATAATTGTGTCTGGCCTCCTAGTAAATCCCCTTCCTGCAAATGAAACATGGAAGACATGATTATCATTATCCCCAAGCAATGTCAAAAGGAAACTAGTAGTAAAAAATCTATTGTTCTAAGATTAGAGATAGAACATAATTACGGGAATCGAGAAATTTAGAAGCATAACAGTCCTCCCACAACTTCTTAAGTTGCTCAAAATCATCCGCAGGCGGGATCTCAACGCTCATTTTGAACTTGACGCCCTCCAAGTTCAAATCGATCCCAGCAAGCCGGTCGACGAAGGAGCTCCGCCAATCCAAGAAAATCTTCCTGCGCGCCCGCTCGTCCTCTTCCCGCCCTTGTTCGTTTTTGACTTTGAGGAACCCTAAGTCACGGACATAGAGGGTACCTGTCGCCACAGGTTCGTCACGCTTGCGTTTATGAAGATCAGGGCGACGATGGAGGAGGAGGTCTTCATCGGGAATGGAGAGGGAGAGGGGGTTAGAGCGTAGGAAGTGGAGAAGAGCGACCTTGAGCTTCCACTCGTCAATGGGCTTGACGGCGGGATCGGAACGGAAGAAGGTGAGCAGAAGCTTGACGCGCGGAGCGAGAGCTAGGCCGCTGCCGATTTCCAGGGTTTCGGTCGGCCCGAGAGAGTTCAAGGAGCGGCGCCGGGCGGCGGCGGAGGTGGCCATCGCTTTTAGTTCCCACTACTACTCCAGTCGGTATAAATTGGGGGAAATCTGGAGTTCTCTTGGAATTTTCACGGCGATCGTGTTTATAATGTAATAGGTTTCCAAAAATAGCCCGCCCAGACTCGTTTAGCCTCCCGATTTACTCGCCAAATAACGGACCTTTATAAtctgatgatgaagttgaatCGCTGGCTAAAATATCGGCGTTTCATCAcggtttttagattttttttttttaaaaaagcataTTTTAATTATCGAatctattttctaaaatattcttACAGtcttttaattctaaattaaaataaaaaaaaattatttaaattgaaccaaactaaattaaatcaaatcaattttttaaaaaataagtttttaatttttttctcttataagtatctattaacaaaaaaaatggaaaaataaaaaaatatatattttcttttatattttttaaaaatattttttattaagatttaaaaatttaaaaaaaggataaatttaaaagatcatTATGGATttaatgatatattttttttaaaaaaaataaactttttagAGTCATGAAATCTTTTAATGAAATAATTaagttgttatttatttttttaatttggttcgatcgattcttttaaataaaaaaactaattaagaTTGAAATAGATGGaagaagtattttaaaaattaaatgcgtgtttatataaaaatataatgtcctttttaaaaaatttaaaagatctttattttattttatttatttattttgaagagCCACTTAAAACACCAGTAACAACCCAGTCAGAAAAAAGAACTTATTCTTCTTACCAGTGATATTTCTCTCTTTCTTCATTGCATCAATGACATGTTCCAAGCAAACACAATTCACTCGGTGAGTTCTAAAATGTTACTTTCTTTTTCCATGTAAATTTTCAACATGTCAAGTTAGTGAAAATGAATCTAGGTATATTCTCtgcaacttgatttttttttttttcctatccTCCATTTTTTGCTTTTTAAGGTACTTGAGAAgtgttgattaatttttttttaaaaaatatgcattatTATTCTATTAATGATTTCTCTTTCCAAATTGAAGACTTCTAAAGTGCTTTGTGGCCATAACTGATTGGGCATTATATCGTTGCACTTTTAATATTACTCTGAGTTTGTTCATACTTTTGTTTTAGATTTAAAGTTCTttataacaaatatttgataactctaaagaattcaaaatctaaaataaCATTGCTTAGTCTTGTTAGAGCAAGATATTTATGTTTGTTAAAGAGTTATGTTTTGCTTAAGTATTTAGGTTGCTTCAATGTGGGCATTAGAGATCAATGTGTGTCAATATGTGTTGGCAATGGAATACCTCGAATAGTTATTGGCAGTTGATGAAATTCCTGTAAATCAAAGTTGATCAAATGCTTGGGATAAAATTCTAACAAGTCAAGGTTcatttgatatttgacaaatgaAAGTCTAGATATTAAAACTGACTAGATGCTCAATAAAGGAAATCTTAATGGCAAGGTCTCTTAACAAGTAAAAGTTCTAATAGGTTAAGGTTAGCTAAATGCAAGGTAGATAAGGAAGTCTTGGAGATAAAGCCCCTTAGCGATGGAAGTCTAGAAAGCAAGGCCTCTTGGTAAGATGAGAAAGTTCTGAAGGCAAAACCTTTTAGCAAGCGAAAATCCTTGTAGATCAAGCTAACTAAATACCAAAAAAATAAGAAGGTTCATATGTTAAGCCTTTTAGCAAGACGAGAAAGTCCAGAAGAAAGATATCTTGGCAAGGGAGGTCCA encodes the following:
- the LOC122041962 gene encoding uncharacterized protein LOC122041962; translation: MATSAAARRRSLNSLGPTETLEIGSGLALAPRVKLLLTFFRSDPAVKPIDEWKLKVALLHFLRSNPLSLSIPDEDLLLHRRPDLHKRKRDEPVATGTLYVRDLGFLKVKNEQGREEDERARRKIFLDWRSSFVDRLAGIDLNLEGVKFKMSVEIPPADDFEQLKKLWEDCYASKFLDSRRGFTRRPDTIIIRGVPSRWLAEPRVSSKASMLVTHTIFSSLGKIRNLNVSGDNNLGNKTEETNEIISGLNCKVWVQFENYDDFYNAMKVLCGRSMQKEGSRLKVDYEISWDQDGYFNVQQTSRNHRQDMQISIQATTDIGSRRKRFRE